In Euphorbia lathyris chromosome 10, ddEupLath1.1, whole genome shotgun sequence, the DNA window CATTTTTATCTATGTAAATTTTGACATAATTATATTTTAcaaacttttttcttttttgtttcttttctcaTATTAAACTCCGAATTAAACTCCGAAGAATGAGATTCAGCCGGTATTATTCGATCATACGTGATTACTCGACAAATTAACTTTCACGtttttccaaaatataattATTGTAAAGAACATTGATTAATAACTTAATATACCGTAATATGGGATAAAAAAAAGGTCTAGGAATACAAATTATATGTGCTGTTGTATATAAAAAGGAGAGAATTCTTCTGAATCTGTGTTCCAAAGATAATCATGGAAATTTTTCTCAAGAATTAATCCATGAAATTTTGCTTTAGTTTTCAGCGAAGTCTCTTCTTCATTTTAAATGCGTCTGCAAATCATCCAAATTAAATAATTGAAATCGCGATTCCTCATCAAAGCCTGGCAATCCATGAGTTGTTCTTGTCAATTCAGTTCTTACTAGAAAAAGTGCATTTCCTGGTAATACAATTGGATAAGAATATAAAATTGTTTGTAACTTCTGAAAATTTAGAGGGATAGAACAacatatgtattaagccttatagACAATATCAATTAAACTTGACTTAAATGGTAAGGACAAATTGGTTAAATTAAATATCTcaaattgcttaaattaaatATCTCAAATTTGAATCCTAATATACACACTAAaccttaattaaaaaaagaaggaaaaatttaagggaaaattacaaaactaggtcaaatgggagacccatttacatatttaacccatttactcaacctactacatatttagactcattttgtgtgactttcccttaatacccctaaccttcccacttcctcccttacgcgaacgttctctcccctcttctccttgGTTGCGCGAAACGGTggcagctcctccattaatgattctaagacttttgatcttcctatcttcctttaaattgcacgaaatctgcttcatttctccaaatcacaatgaatttctcttcttcctctcttcatctcttgattctgcaacttcctaatcctagaaaacgaagtcatggttcttcatcttccatttcctgctcGTTCGAAGAAATGGTggttctacgttattttcatcgtttttctcagtttatcatattgggttcatcaaaaaatgtaagtatatactgttttttctgcgttttcccCATAAATCCACTTAGCATATGCAGTTATCGCGAGGTCTTCGGGGAGAAATTTTTCGATTTCACTTCGCAAAACGCTGATTACGCGAAAtttgcgaggtaattcgataaatttatCTCGCAAACTCCGcaaaatcatcgtttcgcgaaatcagagcgtcacatttttcctcgcagactccgcgaaatcattctttcgcgaagtcagagcgtcacattccTCCTCGCGGATGTCGCGAAATAATtgtttcgctaagtaaaatcaccatcttccttgcacatttatgttcgcatacttagcgaatcatcgtttcgcgaagccaaatcttcattttttctgactaacacgattaaatttttctgaaggtggttgaatacgtaatatTCATTCCTGGAAGCTGGTGTGTTagggtgccatgagagacatccattcAAAAATGCCTGGACTTCCAACCATCAGTTGTGAATAAAAGTCTACACCGTGGAACATGTCCATTCCTCAGTGGTTAATAAGCGCCTATGTGTCGTGAGATATCCATCCATCTGTAGTGAAAAGTAGcctatgtataatgaagtgatttgttaggagtttattgtggcaatcttagtGAATAGTAGCCTATGtattatgaagtgatttgttaggagtttattgtggcaatcttgttgtaatttttgttgttgttgtgattttaatgttgttattgcggcaattttgttgtaaattttgataatgttatgattttaatgttagaatccgttgttgtttgcccttttttgttatataccacttcgcgaattagcttcaaaacacatccaggcttcgcatatgcgaactaaattcatcaagcaaacccaaacatttacttcgcagacttcgcatagtatgaaatatgcgaagtcagacgggatggggcgagccgcgcgtaaatattgggggtattaagggaaagtcacacaaaatgagtctagatatgtaataggttgagtaaatgggttaaatatgtaaatgagcctcccatttgacatagttttgtaattttcccaaaatcTAACAATCTCGAAAATCATGGATAAAGATAAATCAAGATCATTTAAAtcaatgtttcaaaaaaaaaagatcattTAAATCAATAAACATACAATATACATGCATTTTGACCTACCTGAAATATTTGTAAccataattcaaaattaaataGTTAATTCAAGACTGTTCATTTGGTGCTCTtttaacattaaaaaaatatagatataGGTCTCAAATTGAATAGAATCCATTacaatatatgttttaaatgtataagtaaaatgtttttatatgaaaatcatattgtaataaaattataattaaatcatattattaaaattaattaattttcaataCGTGAGTATTTAGATAGAGAGGGCtagctttgctttcctttccttttctaccaaaaaaaaaaaaagatagagaGGGCTAGCATTTCAATTTCAAATCTTCCATTTCCGATATCGAAAATTTGATATTAATCATAGCCTGGAGAACGGTATGTGAATTAACTTGCTTTAATTACATATTATATTGAAACCGAAGGTTTCGAAACCATGGTATTATACGTTCATTAACTGATTTACTattaataaaaactataactaACATTGGAATTTGAGAGAGGAAATGAATTTTTCTTAAAACCTTTTTGAGAAGTAAGAGAAAAACTCAATGTACTTGCCCTTAAACAATATGATATTATAGGCCAAAGTTATATTTAAATCCCAtatctttataatttttattaattaattaagcttTGATACTTATTGAATTCTTCACTATCTTTTTTTACTTATTAGTAGACCTGTTTATGGGCTGGATCGGGCCGGGCTACACCGGacttataaataaaaacttatacCCAAACCCAGCCCAGTCCGTGTTAAATATGCTTCGGGTTCGGGCCGGGCTGGGTTGGATCAAAAAACCTTAATCCAGATCCAGCCCAGGCCGCccatattgattttttttatatataaatttcaattttcaTTTCAACTATTTTTTAATGAAACATTTCGACTAAATTACAAtcaataatattataaaaaaaagggcGAGGTTTAAAGAAGAATGAGATGAGATTAAATTAGACGAAACATGAATGGGATATGGAGATGGAGGGAGGTAGGCAGGCGgaatgtaaaaaaaaacaatcagaTGGTATTAGATTAGGTTtgtttatatatgttttatatattAGGTTGAAatagtttttagttttattattattatatattattaataaaagtaaATATATGAATAAATTTTATAACAGGATAGGAATAAGTTTTAAACTTGAATGCAACGTCTTTATATTTGAGTTTTATTAATTAACATATAAACTGTAATAATATATAACCAAAATATAAATACATACTAATATTTTACAGACCGGGTCAGGTTAAGACGAGCTTTCATAATAGATTCCAAGCTCAACCCATAAATTAGTGGGTATCTTCGGGCTTGGGCCGGATCGGACTAGATAAAAATTTAGTCTAACCAAGCCCGTCCCATTGTCTACGGGTCTGGACGGACCATCGGATCCATGAATAGGTCTACTTATTAGTTTACTatttttgtaaatattatttttttttgcggGTGCTTTTAAGTATATAAGCTTAGAATACTTACTAGAGAAAATTCATCTAAAATACAAAACTCCATATAGGTATGTTtagttcagctgttagctaacaACTGTTGTTGTTGCTATTATCTGTTTGTGATTGTAGTAAGCTgtttgttgttagctgtttaattgttagtgtttgataaatttatattgaactgttgctgttagtatttaaaatgtctaatatgaacatgttttaaattaatcaacaaataaattataaaataaaaaatgtattacacaagttaataaaaataatctaaataaaaaaataaaaaatttttattgaacgcaacaaaacatttttctttcggtaattatgttatagaaatagaaataatgttaaagagaAACATTTTGTGtgaaaataaaaaggataattttatcaatgACAAATAACTATAAACTAATGTTCATGAAAAACTCCAAGAaaaagcttttcgtgaaaagcttcaaaacgctgcagtttttaaagaaaatgctaaacgatgcggttatataaacctaaccgaACGCTATATTTcttgcggtttggagtgaaacgctaaacgctcttccaaaaagctgaaacaaacaccctcatAATCTCTCAAAATCGATTTTAGGACGTTTTGATCTAAAAAAACAGAACCTAAACGAAATaactaaaaaatgaaattgaggACCAggttggttcagctgttagctgtttgcggctgcagtaagctgtttgctgttgttgttagctgttttaattattagtatttggtaaaattatattaaaatgttgttgttagtatttaaaatgtccAATATGGACATGGTTTAAAATATTGTGttgaaataagaaggataattttgtcaataacaaataattatAAACACTTGTTTATGAAAAACTCCAAAATGCTGCAGTTtgcagagaaaatgctaaacactCGACTGTCAGTCTGGCTGTTAGAGAGATGGACTACTTTGAATGTCCTGGAAAAAAGTTTTTAGCATTGCCATTATGATGTGCCAAATGAATATTTTTAGTTGTTATATttaacctttattttttttttgttatatttaaaaccgcggttttgatcacatgcaccttaatgatcATGTAGTATTTGATCATTCActattagatctaggcttattagaatcataaggtggagattcaaagcatcctataGTAAGCCCACATCTAACGCTGAATGactaaattcatttggtcattaaggtgcatgtgaacatGGCTGAACTTAACTTAGGTCTTGTTtgataacaataaaaatcacttaaattaatagattaagcacttatttagtttaagtgtgtttaataatggtttttttattaaccacttaaaattttcaattaagctacatatcacttattttgttaagtcaaaatatttaacttcaaattatcaactaatattttaatattcagcacttatttttaatatttatcaaacgcttatatcatttaataatttcagcacttataatattcaacacttaaaattcagtacttattttttcagcacttaattttcagttttatcaaacgacaccttaaactgtttaataaattaaatattaactgataaattaaatattaaacttgtccaaaatggttgattggcctctaaactttcaaagtgtctcgatagtcccctgaacttgcataaaatattcaattagccccctgaacttgtgtaaaatataatcaattaatcattcggttgtaaaaaagtaagtcaaatacggaagatatgttacacgtgccttacaatgttattacatacttcacaaaatagattaaaacatgttaaaaaagaatttcttaattatttaactataaaacatttcttctctaatattataatcgcataccccgaccttagtcgttttacttttttaagatgcgtgcaacatatcttccgtatttaacttatttttttttacaaccgagtaattaattgattatattttatgcaagtttaacattttatgcaagttcaggagactatcgagacattttgaaagttcaggggccaatcaaccattctagataagttcagggggcaaatgatgtattaagcctaaaatataATAACGCTTACTTACCTcattcattctattcttcccgCCTCCTGAAATGTGAAATccctccattttttttttccttttcttcagTAGAGTAGAGACTGTAGTCTAGTGAGCGACGAGAAAGGAGAGGGATAGACTGATTGACGAACCAGGCAAAACAAAAGCAATGGTGTCCGAGCGAAGAAAGAGAGATGATGGAAGCAGCCCCAGCGCTGACGATAACGGAGCTGCCTATGAGGAGTTGAGGAAGCAGAGAATCAAAGAAAACAACGAAAGATTACACAAGTTGGGGATTCTCGACCTTTCTCTCAACCTCAAATCTCACCCTGCTCCAACCACCAAAAATTCTCGAAATGTTTCTACTGCCCAGAAACTTCCTAAATCTTTGCCCCTCTCTGATTCCGCCAGGCGTTCATCCAGGTAATTTTGTTTTTCCCTTTGAAATTCTTTCTCTCGCTCCTTTATTTCCATGACATTGTTAGTCCTTTGGTTAAGTAAGAtctgaaagaagaaaaaagataGAGAATGATGATTTACATCGACTTGGTTTTGCCcctttaatgtttttaggtatctcggaacaacaacaacaacaacaacaaagccttagtcccgaaatgattcggggtcggctaacatgaaccatcatataaaaccgtgaaaatcaagtcgtgtcagcgacacagattcgctccctccactccgtcctatccactaccatattttcttcaattcccaataaactcatatcactctcgatcaccctcctccaagtttgcttaggtcttccccttcccctcaccactacatccctttgccactcttcggttctcctaaccggcgcatcaagcgctctacgtctcacatggccaaaccaccttagtcggttttctctcattttattctcaatagatgtgacccctacttttgtcctaattatttcattacgcacccggtcctttctcgtgtgaccacacatccatctcaacatacgcatctccgccaccgacatcttatggatgtggcagtgtttcactgcccaacactccgtaccatataacaatgctggtctaattgccgtccggtagaattttcccttcaatctattaggcatgccgggatcacaaaggaaacccgtagcactcttccacttcgaccaaccagctttaatcctatgagcaacatctccatctacttctccatccgtttggataatagatcctaaataccggaagcaatccgaggcctgaacaactctcccatctagggtgattgtccctacctccctactcctacggccgctaaacttacactccaaatattctgtcttacttcgactcaacttaaagcctctagattctagagtttgcctccatagttccaatttcatctccactcctttcgtctcatcaaccaacacaatatcatctgcaaacagcatgcaccatggtataccatcttgaagtgaacttgttagttcatccataacgatggcaaaaagaaatgggcttagtgcggaaccttgatgcactccaatcgtaataggaaactcttcagtcttcccaacactagtacgtacactcgtgcatactccctcatacatgtcctttatgatgtcaatatatttccgcgaaatgcctttccttgtcaaggcccaccaaagtacttcccttggtaccttatcatatgctttctccaagtcaatgaaaaccatatgcaagtctttcttcttatttcgatagtgctccattaattgtctcattagatggatggcttccatagttgatcttcccggcataaagccaaactggttttccgagatcttcaccgtcctccttagcctttgttcaatcactcgctcccaaagtttcatagtgtgactcattaatttgattccccgatagttggcacaatcttggacatcgcctttgttcttatacaaagggattaaggtacttttcctccattctgatggcatcttattgtttctccaaattttgttgaagaacgtcgtcaaccattcgattcctctttctcccaaacatctccaaatctcaatagggatgccatcaggtcctactgctttcttcaacttcatcttacttaatgtcattttgacttcacccttttgaattctccgcaggcattcatgatttatcatatcgtgatggatacttatatctccaacatcttgttggcgatctccattaaataagtcatcaaaataggacctccatcgttccttgatatccttatctccaactaggactttctggtccacatccttcacacatttaaattttccgagatctcgcgtcttcctatctctcatccgagcaattctatatatgtctctttccccttctttcgtatccaatcttgtatacagatcccgattcatctttgctctagcatctcgtatgaccttctttacttcccttttagcctctttgtatttttcgtagttctcgtcactcctacatttccccaatagtttataggattctctcttactctttactgcttgtcgtacttcttctgtccaccaagatgtgtccttacccggtggcatgctacctttagattcccctagaacttccttcgctacttcccttatactatgctccatcttattccatatcgaatctatatctgaatccatattgcaagtccaaatatcttttttggtcatctcatccacaaatttttgttgattctccccttgcaatttccaccacttaatcttagtctctacttgaggtgtttgttttcttatacatttcctacttcgaaaatctagcaccactactctatgttgggttgtcgtactctcaccagggatcaccttacaatcaatataactctttctccaagcactccttactaagaagaagtcaatttggctcgcattaccgccactccgataagtcactaagtgggatgttctcttcataaaccatgtgttcatgatactcaagtcataggctgatgcgaattccaaaatatcatttcctgcttcattcttatctccaaagccataccctccatgaacactctcaaacccatctcgcctagaacccacgtgtccattgagatcacccctagtaccattttttcatccctaggaacctgttgcaccacttcctctaagtcatcccaaaaagcttgtcttatagacacatctaatcctatttgtggcgcatatgcactaatgacattcacaacctcatcccctatcactagcttaacactcataattctatcgctcttcctagacaccgctactacctcatcaatatactccctatcaataagaatacctactccatttctacccttatcctttcctgagtaccaaagcttataaccccaaggagctatctctctagccttggctccaacccacttggtttcttgtaggcataatatatttattctcctcctcttcataacatctacaatttcagctaatcttcctgtcaaagaacctatgttccatgtcccaaagcgtaacctactacccttacccctacccctaccattaccgtggactagcttatttacccgcaacccttgcatatttgacaccacccccgggtcctggggtggcgcgccgcttcggggcgacgacctagcaacccttgcacatttatcactacacccgggtctaggaagtgcagcgcgtcgctgagtagggaacgccccaacggtatttatattatggttcatgtcataagatgtggctaagttttacgctggccgccacaaacctaccgcaaccctcctcctttgtccgggcttgggaccggctgtaaaggccaccaattCTTTAGGTATCTcggaaatgagaaaaaaaattccttATTGGCTTCTGTTTATGGTCCTTAGAACTGTGTTATCCCAATTTGCTTGCCATAAATTTGGAGGAAATTAAGACCAGTACAATAGCGTCTTGTTTATGATATGTTCTTCTTAATCCTAATAGTATCGTGTGAAATGATGTTGTTTGGCTTAATCCTTGTTTTAACAATAAAGGGAAAAAATGGTATAATTTAATCCTTGAGAGTAAATATATGAGATTCTCTTGCAATTTTGGAAAGTTTCAACTTCATTTGTTAACTATTTGTCCTTTCATCTCTGTATTGTCTTGTGGCTCACTAACTAAGCTTGGAAAATATACATCTTCTGGTTGTTTTCgtttaaaaagaaattgaatAATTAAACTTCATTAACGGTGAAAAACTGTGTTggtgaaatcaaaacatcactTTTCTTTCTTTGCCAGCCGTTTCTTGCCAAATTCCAATTGTATAGAGATATgcttgagaattttttttttgcttgtttCGGTACTTTATGGTTGTCAGGTTGAAGAGTATGAATCCAGTGAGCTATTCAGATTACTTCACCAAAACAAAGAAAGAATCCTCTAACTCTAAGGATCTAGAGATACGGATAAAAGAAGGCTCTAAGCCGGAGATATACGATGAAAGACATGAGAAGCTTCTAGGTGATTGTGAGACAACTTGGACTTCGTCAATGGATGAATATAGGGAGGATGGAAAGCGCATATATGATCCAGAGAAAGGAGAAACATGCCATCAATGCAGGTTTTCAGTTTTTGTCCTCATTTAATCTTATTTTGAAGGTtaaaattttccttttttttattttcaaaatttgaaTGCCTTGTTCTTAATTCAAGATATTCTAATGGCTATTGATTCAGGTATTCCAAAAGGAGAATTCTTTAGGGTTTCAATTCTTTAGCATGGTAGCTCTTGTAGGGTATGCATATGCTTCCATGCTAGAACCTTGGGTAGATTCATTATTTTTGGAGCCagctttttttaattttcacatGATGAGCGTTATTTTGTGATATAAAATGCTCAAATTCAGCAGTTTGTCATCTGGATGTACTTGGCAATTCTTTACTTTATTTGGGCTGCTTCATTAAAAATGCTTAGAAATGCCATCCTTTCTTACAGGCAGAAAACTCTTGGGCTTCGTACCCATTGCAGCAGTTGCAAAGCGGTCCAAGGTCAATTTTGTGGAGGTTGCTTATTTACAAGGTATTTGTTGTCATCTTAATAACTAAGTTGTCCtttatttggttctgaaatTTTAATTAGTACTTTTTTCCCGTATTTCTGCCTCTGGATGTTTGGTATTTGCTTCATACAAAGCAGTTCACAATAATAAAGTGGCTTTGAGGGGCTTGTAAGGGGGATTCCCATTGAAATCCTTATGGGTTGTTAAAATTCTTATTCTTTCAATTCTTGTAAGTTTTTTTGATCAATTATATGACTAGTCGTTCTTTTTTCTGGTAAGAAGGGAAAGTGAAAAATTGAAATAATATCAGAAATACAGTTCCAATTTACAGAGTTGCCACAATATACTTAGATGTATTTAAGTATAAAGTTATTCTTGATAACTATGTGAATGTGAATAAGGTCAAATTTGTTACATGTCAGATATGGAGAGAGTGTGATTGAAGTGAACGAGAATGCAAATTGGGTTTGCCCTGTTTGTCGTGGAATTTGCAACTGCAGTCTATGCCGAAAGGCGAAAGGATGGGAACCCACTGGTTGTATTTATAAAAAGGTTAGTTACCACACTTCCTTTTGCAATAATCACAACAAAATGATAAAGATGAAATTAGCATGTTGAGCAGCAGGAAGTGAAGTGATTAAGTTTGGTATACCTTATCAGGTTATGCAGCTGGGCTTCAAATCTGTAGCACATTATCTGATTCAAACCCGACAGGTTAAATCTCAACCAGAAGAAGGTGCTGTTGAAATTTCAGACTCTGAAGAATGAACTGCCCTCTTCAAATAAAGGTCTGCAACTTGATAACTATGCTTTAAATAGAAAGAAGTCAAGAATGGCACATAGGAACGAATGAAGTTACTCAATTGAAATTGGCTCGAGAAATGCATATTCAGAAAGTCTAGTTAGAAGTCACAATTTTGTTCAGTTTTCAGAAAAATGAGAAATGCTTGGTGTTCTGTTGCAAGTGATTTTGGTTCCCACATGGGTAATATATGTAAATTTCTTGTCGCTTTGGTACATTGGAATAGTTGCAGAGGTCTTTTTAACATGATATTTTgtgaaattgataaaaaaactcTTCTCATGTTGAAGAAATCAAAACAAAGATGCAAATTTTGCTCATGCAAATAATGATAAGTATGATTTTGGCCTAATACATCTATAGTTAGATCCTGTATTTGGCTCAAAATTTTAATTGTTTGCTTTAATTCTCAAAAGTTGTAAATGGCTTCATATTCTTAATAGAATTTATTGGATGTAGAAAATGGGAGACATGTTAAGTAGATAAGTAGTTATGAACTTTTGAAAATTTACGAGCCAGTTGAAGTTTTAGAGTTATTAAATGCAATTGGATAAGAATAGAGGATCatttgaaattttgaaaattgagAGGGTTAAAATTTTGTGCTAAGTAGAGGAAGCAACAAATATATTAAGCCTGTGATTTTaggaaaataatttttttgtcCACATTTTCCAATTTCGGTGTTTGCTCTCTCACATAAAAACTCTCAAAATGTTAACTAGAAAACCATAAAAATGCCAAGTTTATGTATGGGAATAAAATCATACATAAGATAAGACCAATTAAGGTCACTTCATTGTAAGCACCATTCGAAACGAAGGCCGCCTAGGcgctcgaaatcgagaatccgcCCGATTTTCTATGATTAGTCCCTCTAGGCGTTTTATTGATTCCTAGGCGATTTTCAGCCGATTGGGCTCCGTCTAGACCGCCTCGGCACCGCCTAGACCGTCTAAAAGACAATCAACAAAAGTATTTTtaattgtgaatttattttttttgctttattataattcacttttaagttgttttaatgatattgttgttgaaatgttgatgtttgtacaattttaaagatatatgttacaaatatacatatttttctatattaaataattttatattattatttttatatagtataatacatattttaattgtatttatacaataatttgttgattaataaataaaaatacaaaaatacaaatccgattaatctccGATTAATCTCCgactaatccccgattaatctccgactaatccccgattaatcttcGAGGGGCctgtccgcccgactagcgcctagtGTTTTTTTACAACATTGATTGTAAGAGAAAAATTTAGACTTCTAAATAAGATAGATTAATTTTGGAATAAGAGTCAAATTTGATCTTGAAtgtttttagtaaaatttagatttaattttaacgtatgaaatattacaattttatttttaatgttttcaattaaagtcaattttatctctatgttatcaaaaaatttgaaaatgttggTTGATTGTTAttatcaaatattaattatgtttaagatatttagtgagtgtttgtttcagcttttcgaaAGAACGTTTAGCGTTTCATTCCAAACCATATGAGATTAGCgcttggttaggtttatataactgtagcgtttaacattttctctaGAAACTGCATcgttttagagcttttcacgaaaagctcatatttggaggttttttttataaacagttgtttgtagttatttgttattgataaaattatctttcttattttcacaaaatatgtttcttctttGACATTATTTTATTTCT includes these proteins:
- the LOC136208477 gene encoding uncharacterized protein, giving the protein MVSERRKRDDGSSPSADDNGAAYEELRKQRIKENNERLHKLGILDLSLNLKSHPAPTTKNSRNVSTAQKLPKSLPLSDSARRSSRLKSMNPVSYSDYFTKTKKESSNSKDLEIRIKEGSKPEIYDERHEKLLGDCETTWTSSMDEYREDGKRIYDPEKGETCHQCRQKTLGLRTHCSSCKAVQGQFCGGCLFTRYGESVIEVNENANWVCPVCRGICNCSLCRKAKGWEPTGCIYKKVMQLGFKSVAHYLIQTRQVKSQPEEGAVEISDSEE